One Panicum virgatum strain AP13 chromosome 9K, P.virgatum_v5, whole genome shotgun sequence genomic region harbors:
- the LOC120652263 gene encoding heat stress transcription factor B-4d-like, translating to MAFLVERCRGGGGEMAAASMDVEMSSHAAKPVAPAPFLTKTFQLVDDPRTDHVVSWGEDGATFVVWRPPEFARDLLPNYFKHNNFSSFVRQLNTYGFRKIVADRWEFANEFFKKGARHLLSEIHRRKPSSCCSQPPPPLQPLPPPHQPYLRSLFSPPQPHPPPPAYYRVQEEDHGGGKEDFLATLSEDNRELRRRNSLLLSELAHMRRLYNDIIYFLQNHVEPAPPPPPSATGCRLVELGSADNASPPTTTRRPRGDGEEAPVKLFGVRLNDGKKRKAQAAVLLEEENGDGGHCDGVGDGDGDHNGHDGDDQGSET from the exons ATGGCATTCCTCGTGGAGAGGTGCagaggtggtggtggagagatggcggcggcgtccatggACGTGGAGATGAGCTCGCACGCCGCCAAGCCGGTGGCGCCGGCCCCCTTCCTGACCAAGACCTTCCAGCTGGTGGACGACCCCCGCACCGACCACGTCGTGTCGTGGGGGGAGGACGGCGCCACCTTCGTTGTCTGGCGGCCGCCAGAGTTCGCCAGGGACCTCCTCCCCAACTACTTCAAGCACAACAACTTCTCCAGCTTCGTCAGGCAGCTCAACACCTAT GGCTTCAGGAAGATCGTGGCAGACAGGTGGGAGTTCGCCAACGAGTTCTTCAAGAAGGGCGCCAGGCACCTCCTCTCGGAGATCCACCGGAGGAAGCCCTCGTCGTGCtgctcgcagccgccgccgccgctgcagccacTCCCTCCGCCGCACCAGCCTTACCTCCGCAGCCTcttctcgccgccgcagccgcatccgcccccgccggcgtATTACCGCGTCCAGGAGgaggaccacggcggcggcaaggaggaCTTCCTGGCGACGCTGTCGGAGGACAAccgggagctgcggcggcgcaacTCGCTACTGCTGTCGGAGCTGGCGCACATGAGGCGGCTCTACAACGACATCATCTACTTCCTGCAGAACCACGtggagccggcgccgccgccgccgccttcggccACCGGCTGCAGGCTGGTGGAGCTCGGCTCTGCTGATAACGCGTCGCCACCGACGACGACGCGGAGGCCACGCGGTGACGGCGAGGAGGCGCCGGTGAAGCTGTTTGGCGTGCGGCTGAACGACGGcaagaagagaaaggcgcaGGCGGCCGTGCTGCTGGAAGAAGAAAACGGCGATGGTGGCCATTGTGATGGggtcggcgatggcgacggtgaCCACAATGGCCATGATGGCGATGACCAAGGAAGTGAGACGTAG